Proteins found in one Serratia plymuthica genomic segment:
- a CDS encoding NADP-dependent oxidoreductase, producing MKTRTMKAFTFKRYGKSPELGFDDVDYPSPGADEILVKVYAVGLNPIDNMIPTGMFKPVLHFKLPATLGSDLAGVVIAVGSRVTRFKPGDEIFASLFDRGTGSLAEFALVPESTAAMKPANLDFVQAASLPMVSLTSWQALTERAGLQTGQKVFIPAGSGGIGSFAIQLAKHLGAKVGTTTSTDNIDWVSRLGADEVIDYKKQEFENELSGYDIVLGTLRGDVIEKSTQILKPGGKIVSLIGPLDAAFARDRNLNILLRFVFTLMSHKIMRLSKKRGLTYSFLFVRPDGGQLTQIAKIIEAEQISPVIDKVFTFTDTKIALDYLAQGHAKGKVVVKIQE from the coding sequence ATGAAGACCAGAACGATGAAAGCCTTTACGTTTAAACGTTATGGTAAATCCCCTGAGCTGGGATTCGATGACGTGGATTATCCTTCTCCCGGTGCCGATGAAATCCTGGTGAAGGTCTACGCGGTTGGCCTTAACCCGATTGACAACATGATCCCAACCGGCATGTTTAAGCCGGTATTGCATTTTAAGCTCCCTGCGACGCTGGGCAGCGACTTGGCCGGGGTTGTCATCGCCGTGGGGAGCCGCGTGACGCGCTTCAAACCAGGCGACGAAATTTTCGCCAGCCTTTTCGACAGGGGAACGGGTTCTCTTGCCGAATTCGCATTGGTGCCTGAAAGCACTGCGGCCATGAAACCCGCAAATCTGGATTTCGTGCAGGCGGCTTCGCTCCCGATGGTGAGCCTCACGTCCTGGCAAGCGCTGACAGAGCGAGCCGGCTTGCAGACGGGGCAGAAGGTTTTCATCCCGGCAGGTTCCGGGGGTATTGGCAGTTTTGCCATCCAACTGGCGAAGCACCTTGGCGCAAAGGTGGGGACGACAACCAGTACAGATAATATCGACTGGGTCAGCCGCCTTGGCGCAGACGAGGTGATTGATTATAAAAAGCAGGAATTCGAAAACGAACTCAGTGGCTACGATATTGTTCTGGGTACCCTCAGAGGTGATGTGATTGAAAAATCCACCCAAATTCTTAAGCCTGGCGGAAAAATCGTTTCCCTCATCGGGCCGTTGGATGCTGCTTTCGCACGTGACAGAAATTTAAACATCTTGCTGCGCTTTGTGTTTACGCTGATGAGCCATAAAATCATGCGTCTTTCCAAAAAGCGCGGTCTGACCTACTCATTTCTCTTCGTTCGACCCGATGGCGGCCAACTTACCCAAATCGCCAAAATTATAGAAGCGGAACAAATCAGTCCGGTAATCGACAAAGTGTTTACCTTCACAGACACGAAGATTGCGCTAGATTACCTTGCCCAGGGGCATGCGAAGGGAAAGGTGGTCGTTAAAATACAAGAGTGA
- a CDS encoding LysR family transcriptional regulator: MKLRHLEIFYTVMTCGSLSRAAESLNISQPAASKSLKNAELKLGFKLFQRVRGKLLPSREALELFEKAQGIYQDLSNLRLLADNLARDPRAKFTLGCLPCLGLSLVPEIATDFYQQNSNLVMTLTTEHTETLVKKLDLREIDLALTMQPVQQGEIMATLIAEVPLVYVDKDYRQGAVEIDSIDQQRWISPGLDSLSTAIAAHRVFPATGLNVETCYMAMEFVKRGVGCCITDIFSARHSLTPEMIHQISPPMKIDLYLLRRADASLSPVTQKFVDFLCKRLRNELREINLELYPGNKKSIVSPV; the protein is encoded by the coding sequence ATGAAACTTCGCCATCTGGAGATTTTCTACACCGTGATGACATGCGGCTCGCTTTCACGTGCGGCGGAATCACTGAACATCTCTCAGCCAGCCGCCAGTAAGTCGCTGAAAAACGCGGAGCTGAAGCTCGGTTTTAAGCTCTTTCAGCGGGTCCGCGGCAAGCTATTGCCCAGCCGCGAAGCGCTCGAGCTTTTTGAAAAAGCCCAGGGTATCTATCAGGACCTGTCTAACTTACGTTTACTGGCTGACAACCTGGCCCGCGATCCTCGCGCAAAATTCACCTTAGGCTGCTTACCTTGCCTGGGTTTGAGCCTGGTACCGGAAATCGCCACCGATTTCTATCAACAGAACAGCAATCTGGTGATGACATTAACCACCGAGCACACTGAGACGCTGGTCAAAAAACTGGACCTGCGCGAAATCGATCTGGCCCTGACGATGCAGCCCGTTCAGCAAGGTGAAATCATGGCCACGCTGATAGCCGAAGTGCCATTAGTCTACGTTGATAAGGATTATCGGCAGGGTGCCGTCGAGATTGATAGTATTGACCAGCAGCGCTGGATTTCCCCTGGTTTAGACTCGCTTTCAACCGCCATCGCCGCACACCGGGTTTTTCCCGCCACCGGGCTGAACGTGGAGACCTGTTACATGGCGATGGAGTTTGTGAAACGCGGAGTGGGATGCTGCATCACCGACATTTTCTCAGCCCGCCATAGTCTGACCCCGGAGATGATCCATCAGATTTCACCGCCGATGAAGATTGACCTCTACCTGCTGCGTCGTGCCGATGCCTCCCTCAGCCCTGTCACACAAAAATTTGTCGATTTCCTCTGCAAACGGCTACGTAACGAGCTCAGAGAGATTAACCTGGAGTTATACCCTGGAAATAAAAAGTCAATTGTTTCTCCAGTCTAA